A single window of Rhizobium sp. SL42 DNA harbors:
- a CDS encoding DUF3320 domain-containing protein, with product MQFSEMSGTENQQVSKPDNPAIVADIAACFTYASYQNAIPVIRSISVENNTDRHFENCRIELTAAPAFLRPKSWIVDRLVPGDRLVLADRKVEFDPGYLSGLNEAERGEITLRMSSGGQALDERRLPVRLLARDEWGGVADMVQLLPAFVMPNDPGVAAVLRMAAERLNAHGHSGGLDGYQSNNPQRAYMLAAAVYSAIAGIGLHYAEPPASFENRGQKIRRPSTVAEERLATCLDTTLLFAAGLEAAGLNPVILMFEEHAAVGVWLAKRTFAHAVEPDQMEVRKALSSRELIVFETTGVTHRPAMTFESALRALDGRLGVDEAHAFVAAIDVRRSRSGGIMPLASHEPIRRNVQEDDSALVADLPLPSAPSFAEMPAETVEVKPTNAAGRIDRWQKKLLDLTLRNRLLNFPDSKKTIPFLCTDVAYLEDRLANGAAIRIISLPEQNPLGERDAALYRDVHGRDLQRGFAAEALLRDELPSTLDARQLEARLIDLYRQVRNDYAEGGANTLFLAVGFLRWKKKPEDERSYRAPLLLVPVKLERRSASSRFTIRFHEDEPRFNATLLQFLERDFDLSLPQFNGDLPLDDNGIDVPRVLALMRQAIRDVPGMEVVDETALSTFSFAKFLMWKDLVERTDALRENRVVRHLIDTPEQAFHEGSGETTFRDERELDQAYAPADIICLLPSDSSQTAASLAAAEGRDFVIVGPPGTGKSQTIANMIANCLAVGKTVLFVAEKTAALDVVYRRLRTHGLGDHCVELHSNKADRRHFLGQLKAAWEHGGRNDASEWIAINERLRLRRDELNAYVGALHKRYSNGWTPYLALGIALKAAEAPAPGLSWLERDAHDSQTLRELEDLANELGLVFGSVERQPALDLINVNEWSSGWQDGVMAAAQSLLNAIELLVESANGFVARLGLKPQERLSRIELQALLSLAGVLQKSRGHDVSIVFDRDFPRCAEALESLASSISAYREAEREAAASYSSSAVRDLEVDVLDRQWREASASFWPNAMLGKRKVQKLLQSYAEQGSVDPERDLPLLRRMKDCLSAIDQNLLNGKPLPVDGLATDVGAVAAVLDIARELRAIIPLPGRDQDETRTTLRALAPCLRAVVQDDVVRHAGDRLLAAVDGMKEAQRRFSTIAGRDSLFGKDGADLATLRDKLDALIGARHLLRDWSAWCRIRNQAVQANLSSLVEQLETGAIRPDETRAAFRLGYARWWLAKVLDADPVLRNFRRFQHENAISEFRDIDDLVRSHATSRVISAIAHGLPPVQSVPRNSELGLLRYQMELQRPSQSIRDMISKMPQSFSKLAPCMLMSPLSIAQYLPPNQALFDVVIFDEASQITTWDAVGAIARARQTIIVGDPKQLPPTNFFGRNEEEEDVADHEKDLESILDEAKAAGIPTRDLRWHYRSRSESLIAFSNHHYYQNRLVTFPSPVVEDRAVHLRKVPTGVYDRGKSRTNRPEADAVAREAVSRMKAWLKLPETDRPTLGVITFNAQQQSLILDLLDAARRDEPELEWFFAEERVEPTIVKNLENVQGDERDVILFSITFWKDTAGKLTMDFGALNRDGGERRLNVAVTRARQELVVFSGFTADQIDPTRTKALAVHHLKTFLDYAERGPIALPAADIGSIGGLESPFEEAVAAQLERRGWRIVPQVGVSGFRIDFGIRHPDLAGTFLAGIECDGATYHRSATARDRDKVREQVLRGLGWNILRVWSTDWWFDATGCAERLHGSLEALLEESRARRTAETESVVIRWDMGHDVEGTEEDRIDDARTSVEPIELPPGAFETERVSAEARPLSSKPQTPEMPPTPTLVGDKTSNERGYTVTDLSSFRAEPDQFFEFGYRDTLRRMIEAVIETESPLRADILAQRISRAHGWLRTGGRIRERIDLHLRGYDTTKESSGEFIWKAGTVSKIMPYRQPTSEEARRSIADIPIAELASVVSDNPDLLDQPDPARDLARLLGVERLAAVSRARLDEAIAVARSHASII from the coding sequence ATGCAGTTTTCAGAAATGAGTGGCACGGAGAACCAACAGGTCAGTAAGCCCGACAATCCTGCCATTGTTGCCGATATTGCCGCATGCTTCACCTATGCGTCCTACCAGAACGCAATCCCGGTCATCCGATCGATCTCGGTCGAGAACAATACGGACAGACACTTCGAGAACTGCCGTATCGAGCTGACGGCGGCGCCAGCTTTCCTGCGGCCGAAGTCATGGATCGTTGATCGCCTGGTGCCGGGGGATCGGCTTGTGCTCGCAGATCGAAAAGTGGAGTTCGATCCAGGATATCTTTCAGGACTAAATGAAGCAGAGCGCGGTGAGATCACTCTCCGCATGTCGTCTGGCGGACAAGCTCTGGACGAGCGGCGCCTTCCCGTCAGACTCCTAGCGCGTGACGAATGGGGAGGCGTTGCTGACATGGTGCAGTTGCTCCCGGCCTTTGTCATGCCCAACGATCCCGGTGTGGCCGCCGTTCTGCGAATGGCTGCGGAAAGGCTCAATGCTCATGGCCATTCAGGTGGACTGGATGGGTACCAGTCAAACAATCCCCAGCGCGCCTATATGCTGGCTGCGGCAGTCTACTCAGCGATTGCAGGGATCGGGTTGCACTATGCAGAGCCGCCTGCAAGCTTCGAGAATCGCGGCCAAAAGATCCGGCGTCCGAGCACGGTCGCTGAGGAGCGGCTCGCCACCTGCCTCGATACCACGCTTCTTTTCGCCGCCGGCTTGGAAGCCGCTGGGTTGAATCCCGTGATCTTGATGTTTGAGGAGCATGCTGCCGTTGGTGTGTGGCTTGCGAAGAGAACCTTCGCTCATGCCGTAGAACCGGACCAGATGGAGGTTCGCAAGGCATTGTCATCGCGCGAGTTGATCGTCTTTGAAACGACCGGCGTGACACATCGGCCTGCCATGACCTTCGAAAGCGCGCTTCGAGCACTGGACGGCCGGCTTGGAGTGGACGAGGCCCATGCTTTTGTGGCCGCTATTGATGTCAGGCGATCGCGTAGCGGCGGTATCATGCCGCTTGCCTCACATGAGCCTATCCGCCGCAATGTTCAGGAGGATGACTCGGCCCTTGTGGCCGACTTGCCGCTTCCCTCCGCCCCCAGTTTTGCTGAGATGCCTGCTGAAACCGTTGAGGTAAAACCAACCAACGCTGCCGGTCGCATCGATAGATGGCAGAAAAAACTGCTCGATCTGACGCTTCGCAATCGACTTCTCAATTTCCCGGATTCGAAGAAAACGATCCCATTTCTCTGCACGGACGTGGCCTATCTCGAAGATCGGCTGGCGAACGGCGCAGCAATACGCATCATATCCTTGCCTGAGCAGAACCCGCTCGGTGAACGGGATGCAGCACTTTATCGGGATGTCCATGGCCGGGATCTCCAACGTGGCTTCGCGGCGGAAGCATTGCTTCGGGACGAGTTGCCCTCAACACTCGACGCGCGCCAGCTCGAAGCTCGGTTGATCGATCTCTACCGGCAGGTTCGCAACGATTATGCTGAGGGTGGCGCCAACACTCTTTTTCTGGCGGTCGGATTCCTCAGGTGGAAGAAGAAGCCGGAAGACGAGCGCAGCTATCGTGCGCCGCTTCTACTTGTCCCCGTCAAACTTGAGCGCCGCAGCGCCAGTTCACGCTTCACCATCCGCTTCCATGAAGATGAGCCGCGTTTCAATGCGACTCTTCTTCAGTTTCTGGAACGGGATTTTGACCTGTCCCTCCCGCAATTCAACGGCGACCTGCCGCTCGACGACAATGGGATAGACGTGCCGCGCGTCCTCGCATTGATGCGCCAGGCAATCCGCGATGTTCCGGGGATGGAGGTTGTGGACGAAACGGCCCTGTCGACCTTCTCCTTCGCAAAATTCCTGATGTGGAAGGATCTCGTCGAACGCACCGACGCCTTGCGCGAGAACAGGGTCGTTCGGCACTTGATCGATACGCCTGAGCAGGCCTTTCATGAAGGAAGCGGAGAAACGACGTTCCGCGACGAGCGCGAGCTCGATCAGGCTTATGCGCCAGCGGACATCATCTGTCTTCTTCCATCAGACTCGTCGCAAACGGCGGCGAGCTTGGCCGCAGCCGAAGGGCGGGATTTTGTCATCGTTGGCCCGCCCGGCACGGGCAAGAGCCAGACGATCGCCAACATGATCGCCAACTGTCTTGCCGTTGGAAAGACGGTGCTGTTCGTCGCTGAAAAGACGGCCGCGCTCGATGTAGTTTATCGCCGCTTGCGAACACATGGTCTTGGAGATCATTGCGTCGAACTGCACTCGAACAAGGCAGATCGCCGCCATTTCCTTGGTCAGCTGAAAGCGGCCTGGGAACATGGTGGACGGAATGATGCGTCTGAATGGATCGCGATCAACGAGCGCCTTCGGTTGCGTCGCGACGAGCTGAATGCCTATGTCGGCGCACTACACAAACGCTACTCAAACGGATGGACGCCCTATCTGGCGTTAGGGATCGCCCTCAAGGCCGCGGAGGCACCGGCACCAGGCTTGTCATGGTTGGAACGTGACGCACATGACTCACAGACGTTACGCGAGCTCGAAGATCTCGCCAACGAACTCGGTCTCGTCTTCGGTTCGGTCGAACGTCAGCCGGCACTCGACCTCATCAATGTCAACGAATGGAGTTCCGGCTGGCAGGATGGCGTGATGGCGGCAGCACAGTCGCTGCTGAATGCGATTGAACTGTTGGTTGAGTCGGCGAATGGATTTGTCGCCCGCCTCGGCCTCAAACCTCAGGAGCGGCTGTCACGAATTGAGCTGCAGGCACTGTTAAGCTTGGCAGGGGTGCTGCAGAAATCGCGCGGCCATGACGTATCTATCGTTTTTGATCGGGATTTTCCCCGATGCGCGGAAGCGCTAGAAAGTCTCGCCAGCTCCATCAGTGCCTATCGCGAAGCAGAGCGCGAGGCTGCTGCTTCTTACAGTTCCTCCGCAGTCCGCGACCTCGAGGTTGACGTCCTGGATCGCCAGTGGCGTGAGGCCAGTGCTTCATTCTGGCCGAATGCGATGCTGGGCAAGCGCAAGGTTCAGAAGCTCCTACAGAGCTATGCTGAGCAGGGCTCCGTGGATCCGGAACGGGATCTTCCCCTTTTGCGGCGCATGAAGGATTGCCTTTCGGCGATCGATCAGAATCTCTTGAACGGCAAGCCTCTACCGGTCGATGGTCTGGCGACAGATGTTGGAGCCGTTGCGGCAGTGCTGGACATTGCGCGGGAGCTTCGTGCGATAATCCCGTTACCGGGCCGCGATCAGGACGAGACCCGGACGACGCTCCGCGCTCTTGCGCCGTGTCTTCGTGCGGTGGTTCAAGACGATGTGGTCCGGCATGCAGGCGACAGGTTGCTGGCGGCGGTCGACGGTATGAAGGAGGCGCAAAGGCGCTTCAGCACGATCGCCGGGCGCGACAGTCTTTTTGGGAAGGATGGTGCCGACCTCGCGACGTTGAGGGACAAACTCGATGCCCTTATCGGCGCAAGGCATCTGCTTCGTGATTGGTCAGCCTGGTGCCGGATCAGAAATCAGGCCGTGCAGGCGAATCTGTCATCGCTGGTCGAACAGCTCGAAACAGGCGCAATCCGACCTGATGAAACACGGGCTGCGTTTCGCCTGGGCTATGCCAGGTGGTGGCTTGCAAAGGTCCTCGACGCCGACCCGGTTTTGCGAAACTTTAGGCGTTTCCAGCACGAGAACGCGATCAGTGAATTTCGCGACATCGACGATCTCGTGCGCTCACACGCGACATCGCGCGTCATCAGTGCGATCGCCCACGGATTGCCGCCCGTGCAGAGCGTTCCACGTAATTCGGAGCTTGGGCTGCTGCGCTATCAGATGGAGTTGCAGCGACCGAGCCAGTCCATACGGGATATGATCAGCAAGATGCCGCAGAGCTTTTCCAAGCTCGCCCCCTGCATGCTGATGTCACCCTTATCGATTGCTCAGTATCTGCCACCGAACCAAGCGCTGTTCGATGTTGTGATCTTCGATGAGGCGTCGCAGATTACGACTTGGGACGCTGTGGGGGCCATCGCGCGGGCCCGCCAGACGATCATCGTCGGCGATCCAAAGCAGCTGCCGCCGACGAACTTCTTCGGACGCAACGAGGAAGAGGAAGACGTCGCTGATCACGAGAAAGACCTTGAGAGCATTCTCGACGAGGCGAAGGCTGCCGGCATCCCAACGCGCGATCTGCGATGGCACTACCGCAGCCGAAGCGAGTCCCTGATCGCCTTCTCCAATCATCATTACTATCAGAACCGGCTGGTGACTTTTCCGTCGCCGGTCGTCGAAGACCGTGCCGTGCACCTGCGGAAGGTCCCAACTGGTGTCTATGACCGGGGCAAGAGCCGCACCAATCGACCAGAAGCGGATGCTGTCGCAAGAGAAGCAGTTTCCCGAATGAAGGCATGGCTGAAGCTGCCCGAAACCGATCGCCCGACGTTGGGAGTGATTACCTTCAATGCGCAGCAGCAATCTCTGATTCTCGATCTTCTGGATGCCGCGCGCCGCGATGAGCCGGAACTCGAGTGGTTTTTTGCCGAAGAGCGGGTCGAGCCCACCATCGTCAAGAACCTGGAGAACGTTCAGGGCGATGAGCGTGACGTCATTCTTTTCTCGATCACCTTCTGGAAGGATACCGCAGGCAAGCTGACGATGGACTTCGGTGCGCTGAACCGCGATGGAGGCGAACGTCGCCTGAACGTCGCAGTCACACGTGCCCGGCAGGAACTTGTCGTGTTCTCGGGATTCACGGCCGACCAGATCGACCCGACACGCACCAAGGCACTGGCCGTGCATCACCTCAAGACTTTCCTCGACTATGCCGAGCGCGGTCCGATCGCCCTGCCGGCTGCCGATATCGGCTCCATCGGCGGTCTCGAGTCTCCTTTTGAAGAGGCCGTGGCAGCGCAACTGGAACGGCGCGGCTGGCGTATTGTGCCGCAGGTCGGCGTCTCCGGATTCCGGATTGATTTCGGCATCCGCCACCCAGACCTAGCTGGCACCTTCCTCGCTGGCATCGAATGCGACGGGGCGACCTATCACCGATCCGCCACCGCCAGAGACCGCGACAAGGTCCGTGAACAGGTGTTGAGAGGTCTCGGCTGGAACATCCTCCGCGTCTGGTCGACCGATTGGTGGTTCGATGCCACAGGCTGTGCCGAGCGGCTTCATGGCAGCCTGGAGGCCCTGTTGGAGGAGAGCCGGGCCCGTCGTACCGCAGAAACGGAAAGCGTTGTGATCCGCTGGGATATGGGACACGATGTTGAAGGGACGGAAGAAGATCGTATCGACGACGCTAGAACGTCCGTTGAGCCCATTGAGTTGCCGCCGGGCGCCTTCGAGACCGAACGCGTTTCTGCGGAGGCGCGGCCACTGTCCAGTAAGCCTCAAACTCCGGAAATGCCACCCACTCCCACCTTGGTCGGCGACAAAACTTCGAACGAGCGGGGATACACGGTCACCGATCTTTCCAGTTTCCGAGCCGAGCCAGATCAGTTTTTTGAATTTGGCTATCGCGATACCCTGCGCCGAATGATCGAGGCAGTCATCGAAACCGAAAGCCCGTTGCGCGCAGACATTCTTGCCCAGCGTATATCTCGTGCGCATGGCTGGTTGCGCACGGGCGGGCGGATCCGGGAGCGGATAGATCTCCACCTCCGCGGTTATGACACGACCAAGGAGTCGAGCGGCGAATTCATATGGAAGGCGGGCACAGTTTCAAAAATCATGCCCTATCGGCAGCCGACCAGCGAGGAAGCGCGCAGGTCGATCGCAGATATACCGATTGCGGAACTCGCCTCCGTCGTCTCCGACAATCCAGATCTGCTGGATCAGCCAGATCCGGCGCGTGATCTGGCTCGGTTGCTTGGTGTCGAGCGCCTCGCCGCCGTTTCCCGCGCAAGGCTGGACGAAGCAATTGCAGTGGCGCGGTCGCATGCGTCAATCATCTAA
- a CDS encoding metallophosphoesterase family protein has product MFRFIHSSDLHLGKRFGNFEGDLPSRLREARHHAITWLAAHAREQNATTVLLAGDTFDTETPAAQVRRQAFAEMAHDPAIKWVILPGNHDSLQASQLWTTLKAEAPENVVLAVEPQPIELEGGVVLLPAPCTTRRPGRDLTEWMDGHATPDGTLRIGLAHGAIRSFSEEGGASEVIAPDRARRAGLDYLALGDWHGMVSVDQRTHYCGTPEPDRFKHGAPGTALLVTIAGWSSIPNVQALPTATFAWRNLDLHLLDGDAPEAALDTLLPALRERRNSLLRVVASGHTRLAARAELVAAVEKAAPDFAFLELDQDGLITECELEDLDQIDRGGALREAANALLAESVEERRPISEREIARAALMRLYSYTQAISP; this is encoded by the coding sequence ATGTTTCGATTCATCCATTCTAGCGATCTTCATCTTGGAAAGCGTTTCGGCAACTTCGAGGGTGACTTGCCCAGCCGCTTGCGCGAAGCAAGACACCACGCGATCACCTGGCTGGCTGCACACGCCCGCGAGCAAAACGCGACAACGGTGCTGCTCGCAGGAGACACCTTCGATACCGAGACGCCTGCAGCGCAGGTGCGACGGCAGGCTTTCGCTGAGATGGCGCATGATCCCGCGATCAAGTGGGTAATCTTGCCGGGCAATCATGATTCCCTGCAGGCTTCGCAACTCTGGACGACGCTAAAGGCAGAAGCACCTGAAAACGTCGTACTCGCGGTCGAGCCCCAGCCGATCGAATTGGAAGGCGGTGTTGTCCTGTTGCCCGCACCATGCACCACCCGTCGCCCCGGCCGAGACCTGACGGAATGGATGGATGGTCATGCCACACCCGATGGAACGCTACGGATTGGACTGGCTCATGGAGCCATTCGCAGCTTTTCAGAAGAGGGGGGCGCGTCCGAGGTCATTGCACCAGACAGAGCAAGACGCGCAGGGCTTGACTATCTCGCGCTCGGCGATTGGCATGGCATGGTCAGTGTGGACCAGCGAACCCATTATTGCGGGACCCCTGAGCCTGACCGTTTCAAGCATGGCGCACCGGGTACGGCTCTTCTGGTCACGATTGCCGGCTGGTCGAGCATCCCAAATGTTCAGGCGTTGCCTACCGCCACGTTCGCCTGGCGTAACCTCGATCTTCATTTACTTGACGGCGACGCCCCAGAGGCTGCTCTCGATACCCTGCTCCCGGCTCTAAGAGAACGGAGGAACTCGCTGCTCCGGGTGGTGGCATCAGGGCACACTCGTCTTGCGGCGCGTGCTGAGCTCGTCGCCGCCGTTGAAAAGGCAGCTCCGGATTTCGCTTTTCTGGAGCTGGATCAGGATGGGTTGATCACAGAATGCGAGCTGGAAGACCTTGACCAGATCGATCGCGGCGGCGCTCTGCGTGAAGCTGCCAATGCGCTGCTTGCCGAGTCTGTAGAGGAACGTCGACCAATATCTGAGCGCGAGATCGCGCGGGCGGCCTTGATGCGCCTCTATTCCTATACACAGGCGATTTCGCCATGA